TTGTCTGCTTTCGGCCGGCCGCCACGTAAGGGGCCAGGGCCTTCCGCAGTTTCTTCGCGTTGGCGGGATTGAGGTCGATCTCGTACGTCTTCCCGTCCAGGGCGAAGGTGACCGTTTCCGCCGCTGTTCCCCCGTCGATGTCGTCGGAGAGCGTAACCACTACGCGCTGGGCCACGGATATCGGTCCTTTCCTACGGCGTCGGCGCGTCGTGCGTGCGCCGGTGGGCCGGCCTTCCGGCTGTTAGGCGGATACGGATCGACTGATGTCGAGTGTTCCGGTGTTCCGGGGCAATGCTGCTTTCCCCGGGTAATCATTTGTACAGCGGTGGGCACCGCATTGTGAAGCCCAGCCAATTACATCCGCGTGTCCGTGCGCAATCCGGCGCATGATTTTTTTCCCAGGACTTTTCCCGCATGTTGTCGCGGCCGATATCCCGGCGTGATCTGCGCCGAGCCCGCGCCCTCTCGCCGCCGCGTCCGTTCCGTCCCATATCTACCCGCGTAGAATTTTCGGCCAGGTACGCTGAGTGGACCCGCGGGGGTCTGGGGAACCCCCCGGAGAGACAGCCGCATCACACCACCACACCGGGAGTGCCAGTGGCACGCGTCGTAGTCGACGTCATGCTCAAGCCG
This DNA window, taken from Streptomyces griseus subsp. griseus, encodes the following:
- a CDS encoding histone-like nucleoid-structuring protein Lsr2, coding for MAQRVVVTLSDDIDGGTAAETVTFALDGKTYEIDLNPANAKKLRKALAPYVAAGRKQTNASKHGRTPATYHHTSLAPDPAAVRAWARSHRMEVPARGRIPKKVYEAFNAAG